AAAATTAACGACTAGAGCTTGAAGCCACATACCTTCACCACATGACCGCTCTGCCCAAGCAACCATATGTTTCTTGTAGGCAACTTTCTCCAAAGCCTGCAGATCAACTTTTATGTGATCGAGCAAGATTGCACAATGTTCATCAGTGCATGTTTCAAGAATCTTCTGAACCACAGAGATGGAAATGAATCCTTCATCATTACCCAGAAAGAACACATGTCAATGATAATAAACATCAACACCATGACAAAGACAAACATCAGTGAACAAACAAATTCCCAATGTGCTCTATTCTCAAGCTGCATTCAATTATGTAAAGCATCATTTCCACAAGAACCAAGAAATTCTAGGAGTGAGAATTGTTCAACTAATTTAATTACTGGAAATGAATTACAAACTCAATCAGTATTACTAGGGTTCGTTAACGGTTTTCGCTCAGTAATAAAAAAACCGAGTAAAGACCAGGATAGCAACATATAACTGAGCATTTTCTATGGTTTACTATAAGCATTTTCTACCTGACATATGGAGAACATATAACTGAATCTTTTTTCATAGACACTATTGACTGTAGTGTTCATGGATTGTTAAAACCAAGTAAAGACCAGGATAGCAACATATCAGCTAGCAGTTCCATCATGTGTCGGCCAAAAGAAGACAAAGCCATCTGGTACAAGGCACACCAAGGATTGCACTAAATAGTACATATTTACCTATATAATGAACACAGTGCAGATATATGACATCATATACATTCACATTGGATTAGCTAATGTTTTCTGAAGTAAGAAGAACAAAGGTGCAGGTGTCGTTACAAGCACGGAAGCCACATTTTTTTGAACCTTCAATAAGAAAATGCTTGGGTTCAAAgcaagatatttttttttaagaaacaaTGGAATTACCTACAGCACCATGGAAACAAGCTTCCTGCTACTAGGGACGAGCATTACTATGTTATACTGCTACTCCATTTAGAACTCTAACATGCATCAAGTAGAATGAAAAAGAATAGGCCAAACTAGGAGATTTTCAAGTTTTGGCACAGTACTAGTTCTTTATCCGCAATTCTGAAGAATTTATAAACAGAAACAGCTCTCGACCTTCAGGAAAAAATTCATATTCAATCCCTAAAAAATGTCCAGATATGGAGAATAAATCATTATCCTACTGCCATCTTGTTTAATATTTCAGATATGAGCAAGCAACAGATTAGTAAACGCCAAGACCATATATTAGTCAAAACTTACAACAAATAAATATCTACTTGAACTTTTGAATCTTTTATATGAGCAATACTTGCtttcaaaagacacgaacattatATCTTTCTTAATACTTCTACAAAAGGATCATAACATAAGTTTATTTCCATTTCAACTCATAAACTTGTTAATATAGAATGCTTAGGATAATTTTTCAAAGCAACTCATATTTGAATGTCTTTTCATAAATAAAAGCATAAGTACCATTAAGGTGACATATCAGAGTACAAGTCATATTTGCACCTTTATATGAATACTACCATTAACTAtccataaatatatataattatagctATAAGGATGCA
The nucleotide sequence above comes from Musa acuminata AAA Group cultivar baxijiao unplaced genomic scaffold, Cavendish_Baxijiao_AAA HiC_scaffold_1073, whole genome shotgun sequence. Encoded proteins:
- the LOC135666127 gene encoding uncharacterized protein LOC135666127 isoform X4 → MNLMALLVQILETCTDEHCAILLDHIKVDLQALEKVAYKKHMVAWAERSCGEDDIVVFWMNTVSPVNDCNMKQPRCVSPCD
- the LOC135666127 gene encoding pumilio homolog 4-like isoform X3, giving the protein MNLMALLVQKILETCTDEHCAILLDHIKVDLQALEKVAYKKHMVAWAERSCGEDDIVVFWMNTVSPVNDCNMKQPRCVSPCD
- the LOC135666127 gene encoding pumilio homolog 4-like isoform X2 translates to MPIVYELDGPTSAGFISISVVQKILETCTDEHCAILLDHIKVDLQALEKVAYKKHMVAWAERSCGEVSPVNDCNMKQPRCVSPCD
- the LOC135666127 gene encoding pumilio homolog 5-like isoform X1; amino-acid sequence: MPIVYELDGPTSAGFISISVVQKILETCTDEHCAILLDHIKVDLQALEKVAYKKHMVAWAERSCGEDDIVVFWMNTVSPVNDCNMKQPRCVSPCD